The proteins below are encoded in one region of Saccopteryx leptura isolate mSacLep1 chromosome 1, mSacLep1_pri_phased_curated, whole genome shotgun sequence:
- the TSTD3 gene encoding thiosulfate sulfurtransferase/rhodanese-like domain-containing protein 3 isoform X1: MQGSRFLLENARRAVLGSAETVLWGLNSIKGNCHNFCTAVFKDVTYKELKSLLKSKKIMLIDVRETWEILEHGKIPGSVNIPLDEVVEALQMNPENFKEKYNEVKPSKSDKLVFSCLAGVRSKKALDTAISLGFNSAQHYPGGWKEWATYEYSKKQGD, translated from the exons AGGGGTCGAGGTTCCTCCTCGAGAATGCGCGCCGCGCGGTCCTCGGGTCGGCGGAGACTGTGCTGTGGG GTTTGAACTCAATAAAAGGAAACTGCCACAATTTTTGTACTGCTGTTTTTAAAGATGTCACTTATAAGGAACTGAAGAGCCTCTTGAAATccaaaaaaattatgttaattgATGTTAGAGAGACATGGGAGATTCTTGAACATGGAAAAATCCCCGGGTCTGTCAATATACCAT tGGATGAAGTAGTTGAAGCTTTACAGATGAACCCAGAAAACTTCAAAGAGAAGTATAATGAAGTAAAGCCATCCAAATCTGACAAGCTAGTATTTTCTTGTTTAGCTGGAGTGAGAAGCAAGAAGGCTCTGGACACAGCAATATCTCTGGGGTTTAACAG TGCTCAACATTATCCTGGAGGATGGAAGGAATGGGCAACCTACGAATACTCAAAGAAACAAGGAGACTGA
- the TSTD3 gene encoding thiosulfate sulfurtransferase/rhodanese-like domain-containing protein 3 isoform X3, with the protein MDAQHQCIIYFTSICVMKKINQANHHGHISEKSDTSSKEAAGLNSIKGNCHNFCTAVFKDVTYKELKSLLKSKKIMLIDVRETWEILEHGKIPGSVNIPLDEVVEALQMNPENFKEKYNEVKPSKSDKLVFSCLAGVRSKKALDTAISLGFNSAQHYPGGWKEWATYEYSKKQGD; encoded by the exons atggaCGCCCAACACCAATGCATTATCTACTTTACAAGCATATgtgtgatgaaaaaaataaaccaagcaAACCACCATGGACACATTTCTGAAAAGAGTGACACCTCCTCAAAAGAAGCCGCAG GTTTGAACTCAATAAAAGGAAACTGCCACAATTTTTGTACTGCTGTTTTTAAAGATGTCACTTATAAGGAACTGAAGAGCCTCTTGAAATccaaaaaaattatgttaattgATGTTAGAGAGACATGGGAGATTCTTGAACATGGAAAAATCCCCGGGTCTGTCAATATACCAT tGGATGAAGTAGTTGAAGCTTTACAGATGAACCCAGAAAACTTCAAAGAGAAGTATAATGAAGTAAAGCCATCCAAATCTGACAAGCTAGTATTTTCTTGTTTAGCTGGAGTGAGAAGCAAGAAGGCTCTGGACACAGCAATATCTCTGGGGTTTAACAG TGCTCAACATTATCCTGGAGGATGGAAGGAATGGGCAACCTACGAATACTCAAAGAAACAAGGAGACTGA
- the TSTD3 gene encoding thiosulfate sulfurtransferase/rhodanese-like domain-containing protein 3 isoform X2 — translation MQGSRFLLENARRAVLGSAETVLWGLNSIKGNCHNFCTAVFKDVTYKELKSLLKSKKIMLIDVRETWEILEHGKIPGSVNIPLDEVVEALQMNPENFKEKYNEVKPSKSDKLVFSCLAGVRSKKALDTAISLGFNSDRDRQEGREMRISYVP, via the exons AGGGGTCGAGGTTCCTCCTCGAGAATGCGCGCCGCGCGGTCCTCGGGTCGGCGGAGACTGTGCTGTGGG GTTTGAACTCAATAAAAGGAAACTGCCACAATTTTTGTACTGCTGTTTTTAAAGATGTCACTTATAAGGAACTGAAGAGCCTCTTGAAATccaaaaaaattatgttaattgATGTTAGAGAGACATGGGAGATTCTTGAACATGGAAAAATCCCCGGGTCTGTCAATATACCAT tGGATGAAGTAGTTGAAGCTTTACAGATGAACCCAGAAAACTTCAAAGAGAAGTATAATGAAGTAAAGCCATCCAAATCTGACAAGCTAGTATTTTCTTGTTTAGCTGGAGTGAGAAGCAAGAAGGCTCTGGACACAGCAATATCTCTGGGGTTTAACAG tgacagggacagacaggaagggagagagatgagaatctcatatgtgccttga